TGCAATCCCGGTCAGCGGGACGATCTCGGCCGCGATCCCTTCGAACAGCGGCAGCGCCTGCCGCGCGACGGCGACCACGGTTTGCTGCCCCTTGCGCGACCGGTTGCGCGCGAGCTGCGCGGCGTATCCCGCTCTGCCCCAGCTAGCCGGATGCGCCGCGACGACAAGGATGGGAGCCGCCTTCATGCCAGAACGTCCGCAACGAGGGGTTCGGATCGCGACCTTGCCGGGGGCAACCGACCGACCGGAGGAAGTTCGTGCGCCCAGTCCGCATAGGCAGCGAGGTCCGCACGGGCATCGGCACGGGTGGCCTCGTCTAGCAGCAATGCGCCGAGCTGCTCGCGCATGCCCGCGAGATCGAGATAGTCGGCAAAGCGCAAGGCCGAGGTATAGGGATTGTCGGCCAGCACGGGGTCGACGAACCTGCGATACCCCAGCGGCCAGAGATGGAAGGGGAAGGCGGGGAGGCTGGCATCGAGCCATTCGCGTTGTCCTTCATCAGCGTCGTGGAGAAATTCGGGTGGCATGTCATCGCGGGTCGCGGCGCGGATCGAGCCTCCGATCACGAGGATCGGCACACCGTCGGCGATGGCGCGCACATTGGTGCTGGCGCTGACATTGGCGGTCAGCAGCAGATCGACCGAAGCGACCAGGCTCTCGAACCGCTCGGGCCGCATCGTGGGGAGCCAGACCTGCTGGCGCCCGAGCCCGAAATCGAGTTTCTCGGGACCGACATGGACCAGCGCGACATCGCTGCCGAACGCCCGCAGCTGGAGGCCGATCAGGCGCGGTAGGGCCTGCTGCAACCGTCGCGCGCTCTCGTCCTCGTAATGGGCATGCTGCCAGCCCGCCGTGCACACCAGCACGATCCTGCGATCGTCGGCGTTGAGGTCGCGGCGGATGTGACGCCTGACCTTGCGAGCGAGCTTGAGCGGTTCGGGGACGACCGAAAAGGGCACCGCGTCGCTCGATCCGGTGCCCATCGGAACCGGTTCGAGCCGACCGGCGAAATCGGGGCGCCAGTCCGGAAACGGGCGGCGTGTGGTGCCGTACAGGTCGATCACATGCCCGGCCCTGGCCGAGCACCACGTGTCGATGGCATAGATCGGCACGTCAAAACCGCCGAACACCGCCGCGAACTCCTGACCGCTCCGTTCGAGCGCGAGGGTCGTCGTAAACCAGTCCCCCAACACGATTGCGTCCGGCCGGAAATTGCGGACCGAGCCGCTCAGGAAGAACTGCATCATCGGCAGCACATGGTCGGGGATGATCGTTGCCGGCTGCGCGGCATCCTGCAGCACTTTCGTCGCGCATTCATGCGCCAGGAAATGCGTCGTGTGCCCGGCTGCGCGCAGCTGCGACGCCAGCTCGACCGCATGGCGCGTTTCGCCAAGCCCCTTGGGCGTCAGGCACAGAAAAAGGATCCGCCCGCTCATGCGCAGACGGCCTCGGTTTCGAACCACTCGTGATCCTCGACGGGCGCTTCGCGCAACGTGAGCACCAGCCTGGCATTGATCCGCGCACGAATATCCGGCTGTCGGGTGTATTGCCTGAGCGCCGCCGCGCCTTCGGGTGTCGACAGGACCGAGAAGCACATATCGCATGCGCAGGTGAAGGCTTCGCGGTCCAGGGCCCGGCGAAGATCGGGGGTGGCCTCGACGACTTCGGCGACGCCTTTCGGCCCGTGCACCCGCAGGAACTGGTAGTCGGCGCGCCGCCGCACCCGCGCCATCATCTGCCCGAAGCTTTCTTCGGCCAAGTTGCCCAGCCAGTAGGGGATTTCGCGCATGTCGCGGTGCGCGCCCGCCTTGCCGACATGGCAGGCAAATACGTTGCCGTCGGGATTGACGATCGGGGTATCGAGCCAGCAGCGCATCGCATAGTCCGATTGCGACAGGCCGAGCCGTTCGTCCTCTCCGCGCAGAAGCTTCTTGGTGAAGGGGGTGGGGATCACGCGCTCTTCGATGATGTCGAGCCGGTCGCCGTACTCGGCATACCACGATTTCACCCGCTCGAGATCGGCGGTGGACGAATAGGTGATGACGATCGACACCGTCCCGACTCCGGTCGCGAGACTGGCATCGATGGCGTTCCGGACATTCTGGACCGGCACTTTCAGCTGGTGGTAGACATCGGTGCTGAGATAGATCTGTCCGAGCCCGCGGAGCCGGTTCATGCGATCGAGCGCGCAGTCGCGATCGCCGGCCCAGAACGAGCTGGTGAAGACTGCGGTGCCGACACCAGCGCGATGCGCTTTCCGGACCGCCGCTTCGAGCGTCTCGAACCGTTCGAAGCTTTCGCCGCCGGTGAAGATGATGGTCGGGATTCCGTAGTCGCCGATATCCCCGATCCAGCGCAGCAGCGACGCCTCGTCGGCATCCTTGTCCCGGCTCGAGCCGAGAAACCCGCAATGGGCACAGCCGACGTCGCATCCTTCGGTGGTGCTCACCAGGATCGACTTGAACCGCGTTGTCATGTCAGCGCGCTTCCGCGGCCATCGGCGCGCGGACTACCGCGAGGTCCGGGTCCGCTGCGGCGACTTCGGCTTCGGTCAGCGGACGGATTTCGTCCCAACCGAAGAATTCGACGTATTCGCCATAGACCCCGCCGCAGATCGATTTCCCGGGGCACTTGCTGCATTTCTCGCCCTGGATGCGCATCTCGAACCGCATGAAATCGTCGTAGTCTTCCAGCACCTCTCCGCGCATCAGCATCCTGATCGCGCGATATTCGTTGTGGAGGTGCAGTTCGTCGCGGCCGTTTCCGGTGACGACGCAGTGCGGGAACCCTTCGAGCGTGACGGTGCGTTCGGCTCCGCGTACGATGTCGATCGCGTCGTCGAGCGGCGGGAGGATCTCGGTGAGCATTGGCATCATCGTCGCGCGGGCGATGCGCGCGCTGCCGACCGGGTGCATGTTGGAAATGTTCACGTGATCGACGCCGATGTCGCAGGCGAGCCGCGCAATGTCGGGCAATTGCAGAAGGTTCTGATATGTCACGACCGTGTTGGTGCGAATGTGAATGCCCTCGGCATGCGCCA
The Erythrobacter sp. JK5 DNA segment above includes these coding regions:
- a CDS encoding DUF6365 family protein → MSGRILFLCLTPKGLGETRHAVELASQLRAAGHTTHFLAHECATKVLQDAAQPATIIPDHVLPMMQFFLSGSVRNFRPDAIVLGDWFTTTLALERSGQEFAAVFGGFDVPIYAIDTWCSARAGHVIDLYGTTRRPFPDWRPDFAGRLEPVPMGTGSSDAVPFSVVPEPLKLARKVRRHIRRDLNADDRRIVLVCTAGWQHAHYEDESARRLQQALPRLIGLQLRAFGSDVALVHVGPEKLDFGLGRQQVWLPTMRPERFESLVASVDLLLTANVSASTNVRAIADGVPILVIGGSIRAATRDDMPPEFLHDADEGQREWLDASLPAFPFHLWPLGYRRFVDPVLADNPYTSALRFADYLDLAGMREQLGALLLDEATRADARADLAAYADWAHELPPVGRLPPARSRSEPLVADVLA
- a CDS encoding radical SAM protein, with the translated sequence MTTRFKSILVSTTEGCDVGCAHCGFLGSSRDKDADEASLLRWIGDIGDYGIPTIIFTGGESFERFETLEAAVRKAHRAGVGTAVFTSSFWAGDRDCALDRMNRLRGLGQIYLSTDVYHQLKVPVQNVRNAIDASLATGVGTVSIVITYSSTADLERVKSWYAEYGDRLDIIEERVIPTPFTKKLLRGEDERLGLSQSDYAMRCWLDTPIVNPDGNVFACHVGKAGAHRDMREIPYWLGNLAEESFGQMMARVRRRADYQFLRVHGPKGVAEVVEATPDLRRALDREAFTCACDMCFSVLSTPEGAAALRQYTRQPDIRARINARLVLTLREAPVEDHEWFETEAVCA
- a CDS encoding radical SAM protein, translated to MKCISIHLTDLCNSECSFCVVGSPLYTKDTIRRADIEGFLHENAGKFDVVNLHGGEPTIYPRFFETIELIRQLGYREIHLQTNGVRLAEPGMLDRLKAANVSKLIVSLHGADAETQEAQTFHRRSFDRIVTGMRMAHAEGIHIRTNTVVTYQNLLQLPDIARLACDIGVDHVNISNMHPVGSARIARATMMPMLTEILPPLDDAIDIVRGAERTVTLEGFPHCVVTGNGRDELHLHNEYRAIRMLMRGEVLEDYDDFMRFEMRIQGEKCSKCPGKSICGGVYGEYVEFFGWDEIRPLTEAEVAAADPDLAVVRAPMAAEAR